In a single window of the Azospirillum thiophilum genome:
- the gabT gene encoding 4-aminobutyrate--2-oxoglutarate transaminase, with protein MSNQSYVARREAAVSRGVSAGLPIYVERAENSELWDIEGKRFIDFAGGIAVLNTGHRHPKVMAAVKAQLDRFTHTCAMVTPYESYVELAEKLNTLVPGPTPKKTAFFTSGAEAVENAVKIARAATGRPGVVAFSGGFHGRTLLTMGLTGKVVPYKVGFGPFPAEIFHVPFPNPYRGISEAESLKALDNLFKSDVDPARVAAIIIEPVQGEGGFNIASPAFLQSLRAVCDTHGIVMIVDEIQTGFARTGKLFAVEHAGIEPDLVTMAKSLAGGFPLSAVTGKAHLMDAPVPGGLGGTYGGNPLATSAALAVIEAIEEEKLCERAQVIGERIADRFRAMGQRNSLPVVGDVRNLGAMVAMELVTDRATKEPAADLTKALVAKAAEKGLILLSCGTYANVIRVLVPLTASDALIDEGLDIIERSLEELVSA; from the coding sequence ATGAGCAACCAGTCCTACGTCGCGCGGCGCGAAGCCGCCGTTTCCCGTGGCGTGTCCGCCGGTCTGCCGATCTATGTCGAGCGCGCCGAGAATTCGGAGCTGTGGGACATCGAGGGCAAGCGCTTCATCGATTTCGCCGGCGGCATCGCCGTGCTGAACACCGGCCATCGCCATCCCAAGGTGATGGCGGCGGTCAAGGCCCAGCTCGACCGCTTCACCCACACCTGTGCGATGGTCACGCCCTACGAGAGCTATGTCGAGCTGGCGGAGAAGCTGAACACGCTGGTCCCCGGCCCGACCCCGAAGAAGACCGCCTTCTTCACCAGCGGCGCCGAGGCGGTCGAGAATGCGGTGAAGATCGCCCGCGCCGCCACCGGCCGTCCCGGCGTCGTCGCCTTCTCCGGCGGCTTCCACGGCCGCACGCTGCTGACCATGGGCCTGACCGGCAAGGTCGTGCCCTACAAGGTCGGCTTCGGCCCGTTCCCGGCCGAGATCTTCCACGTTCCCTTCCCCAACCCCTACCGCGGCATCAGCGAGGCCGAGAGCCTGAAGGCGCTGGACAATCTGTTCAAGTCCGACGTCGATCCGGCCCGCGTCGCAGCGATCATCATCGAGCCGGTGCAGGGCGAGGGCGGCTTCAACATCGCCTCCCCGGCCTTCCTCCAGTCGCTGCGGGCCGTCTGCGACACCCACGGCATCGTCATGATCGTCGACGAGATCCAGACCGGCTTTGCCCGCACCGGCAAGCTGTTCGCGGTCGAGCATGCCGGGATCGAGCCCGACCTCGTGACCATGGCCAAGAGCCTGGCCGGCGGCTTCCCGCTGTCGGCGGTGACCGGCAAGGCGCATCTGATGGACGCGCCGGTTCCGGGCGGCCTCGGCGGCACCTATGGCGGCAACCCGCTTGCCACCAGCGCCGCGCTGGCGGTGATCGAGGCCATCGAGGAGGAGAAGCTGTGCGAGCGCGCCCAGGTGATCGGCGAGCGCATCGCCGACCGCTTCCGCGCGATGGGGCAGCGCAACAGCCTGCCGGTGGTCGGCGACGTCCGCAACCTGGGCGCCATGGTCGCCATGGAACTGGTGACCGACCGCGCGACCAAGGAGCCGGCGGCCGACCTGACCAAGGCGCTGGTCGCCAAGGCGGCGGAGAAGGGCCTGATCCTGCTGTCCTGCGGCACCTACGCCAACGTGATCCGCGTGCTGGTTCCGCTGACCGCCTCGGATGCCCTGATCGACGAAGGTCTGGACATCATCGAGCGTTCCCTGGAAGAACTGGTCTCGGCGTGA
- a CDS encoding NAD-dependent succinate-semialdehyde dehydrogenase produces MLSLNDQGLLRTKGYVNGAWRAADSGKSFPVTNPATGAVIAEVADMGAAETREAIAAADAALPAWKAKTAKERAAILRRWYDLILAAQEDLAQLMTAEQGKPLTESRGEVVYGASFIEWFAEEGKRAYGDVIPSFAANKRIVVLKEAIGVVAAITPWNFPNAMITRKCAPALAAGCTVVVKPAEDTPLSALALAELAERAGIPAGVFNIVMGRDPAAIGHELTHSPIVRKVSFTGSTEIGKLLMRQAASTVKKVSLELGGNAPFIVFDDADLDEAVKGAMASKYRNAGQTCVCANRLLVQAGVYDAFAAKLAEAVKQLKVGNGVEPGVTQGPLINADAIAKVEELMGDALEKGAKVALGGKRHALGGTFFEPTILTGITTEMRVAREEIFGPVAPLFRFETEEDAIRMANDTEFGLAAYFYSRDIGRVWRVAEKLEYGIVGINEGIISTEVAPFGGVKESGIGREGSKYGLDDFMEVKYLCVGLGA; encoded by the coding sequence ATGCTGTCGTTGAACGACCAGGGTCTTCTCCGAACCAAGGGCTACGTGAACGGTGCGTGGCGCGCGGCCGATTCCGGGAAGAGCTTCCCGGTCACCAACCCGGCCACCGGCGCCGTCATCGCCGAGGTCGCCGACATGGGCGCCGCCGAGACGCGCGAGGCGATCGCCGCCGCCGATGCCGCGCTGCCGGCCTGGAAGGCCAAGACCGCCAAGGAACGCGCGGCCATCCTGCGCCGCTGGTACGATCTGATCCTCGCCGCTCAGGAGGATCTGGCCCAGCTGATGACCGCCGAGCAGGGCAAGCCGCTGACCGAATCGCGTGGCGAGGTGGTCTACGGCGCCTCCTTCATCGAGTGGTTCGCGGAGGAGGGCAAGCGCGCCTATGGCGACGTCATTCCCAGCTTCGCCGCCAACAAGCGCATCGTCGTCCTGAAGGAGGCGATCGGTGTCGTCGCGGCGATCACGCCGTGGAACTTCCCGAACGCCATGATCACCCGCAAATGCGCCCCGGCTCTCGCCGCCGGCTGCACCGTGGTGGTCAAGCCGGCCGAGGACACGCCGCTGTCGGCGCTGGCGCTGGCCGAACTGGCCGAGCGCGCCGGCATCCCGGCCGGTGTCTTCAACATCGTGATGGGCCGCGACCCGGCCGCCATCGGCCATGAGCTGACCCACAGCCCGATCGTCCGCAAGGTCAGCTTCACCGGCTCGACCGAAATCGGCAAGCTGCTGATGCGGCAGGCCGCCAGCACGGTCAAGAAGGTGTCGCTGGAGCTGGGCGGCAACGCCCCTTTCATCGTCTTCGACGACGCCGACCTCGACGAGGCGGTCAAGGGCGCCATGGCGTCGAAGTACCGCAATGCCGGCCAGACCTGCGTTTGCGCCAACCGCCTGCTGGTCCAGGCCGGCGTCTATGACGCCTTCGCCGCCAAGCTGGCCGAGGCGGTCAAGCAGTTGAAGGTCGGCAACGGCGTCGAGCCCGGCGTGACCCAGGGGCCGCTGATCAATGCCGACGCAATCGCCAAGGTCGAGGAACTGATGGGCGACGCGCTGGAGAAGGGCGCCAAGGTCGCTCTCGGCGGCAAGCGCCATGCGCTGGGCGGCACCTTCTTCGAGCCGACCATCCTGACCGGCATCACCACCGAGATGCGCGTCGCCCGCGAGGAGATCTTCGGCCCGGTCGCCCCGCTGTTCAGGTTCGAGACGGAAGAGGACGCCATCCGCATGGCGAACGACACCGAGTTCGGGCTTGCCGCCTATTTCTACAGCCGCGACATCGGCCGCGTCTGGCGCGTGGCGGAGAAGCTGGAATACGGCATCGTCGGCATCAACGAGGGCATCATCTCGACCGAGGTGGCTCCCTTCGGCGGCGTCAAGGAGTCCGGCATCGGCCGCGAAGGCTCCAAGTACGGCCTCGACGATTTCATGGAAGTCAAATACCTCTGCGTCGGCCTCGGCGCCTGA
- a CDS encoding cupin domain-containing protein, with the protein MEFDVGARLKQIREQHGLSQRALAQLAGVTNGTISLIEQNRSSPSVSSLRKVLQGIPMTLAEFFSSDDLPPPEQIFFKGSELIELAGELKGTVGQVSFRQVGDLRSRNLQILHERYAPGADTGRTMLQHESEEGGIVVRGQIELTVGDRKQLLGPGDAYFFDSRIPHRFRNIGDVECELISACTPPYL; encoded by the coding sequence ATGGAATTCGATGTCGGCGCCAGGTTGAAGCAGATCCGCGAGCAGCATGGGCTGTCTCAGCGGGCGCTCGCCCAGCTGGCCGGAGTGACCAACGGCACCATCTCGCTGATCGAGCAGAACCGCAGCAGCCCGTCGGTGTCGTCCCTGCGCAAGGTGCTGCAGGGCATCCCGATGACGCTGGCCGAGTTCTTCTCCTCCGACGACCTGCCGCCGCCCGAGCAGATCTTCTTCAAGGGCAGCGAGCTGATCGAGCTGGCCGGCGAGTTGAAGGGCACGGTCGGACAGGTTTCCTTCCGGCAGGTCGGCGACCTGCGCAGCCGCAACCTGCAAATCCTCCATGAACGCTACGCCCCCGGTGCCGATACCGGCCGGACCATGCTGCAGCATGAGTCCGAGGAGGGCGGCATCGTCGTCAGGGGCCAGATCGAGCTGACGGTCGGCGACCGCAAGCAGTTGCTCGGCCCCGGCGACGCCTATTTCTTCGACAGCCGCATCCCGCATCGGTTCCGCAACATCGGCGACGTGGAGTGCGAACTGATCAGCGCCTGCACGCCGCCGTATCTGTAA